Proteins from a genomic interval of Candidatus Methanoperedens sp.:
- a CDS encoding replication factor C large subunit, whose translation MTSLDWTEKYRPQMLSGVVGHNKAVEELRRWAQTWRHGIPKERAIVLYGRAGIGKTTTAHALAREMGWEAIELNASDQRTAEIIEKVAGSASQMGTLDGSGVKRLVIMDEADNIHGTADRGGEKAIVELIKKTSQPIILIANELYDMSAGLRNACKPVQFNSVISRSMIPVLKKIAEAEGVMCGLGVLEEIAENANGDLRSAINDLQAIAQGRSSIEPGDIATGERDTRENIFKVLAKIFKGSDIIVAHKSTFNLDENPEDLIQWVDENLPLEYTKPEDLEEGYRCLSRASLFLGRVRRRQNYNMWRYAGVMMTSGIVVARSARYTGFAKFQPPSLWRKLGSTKGMRNIRDSTAKKIGTHCHVSKGFTRSQLLPFFRMMMNDEKYAPKIAALLGLETEEIAFLLESKTITKKVQKIYEESRALIERETEHEIEVFGGFGLRGEMVEEIEVEEEPEIKSKKDVKPQSSLFDF comes from the coding sequence ATGACATCACTCGATTGGACAGAAAAATACCGCCCGCAAATGCTTTCCGGGGTCGTGGGCCATAATAAGGCGGTGGAGGAACTCAGGCGCTGGGCGCAAACCTGGAGGCATGGGATTCCAAAAGAAAGGGCAATCGTCCTGTACGGAAGGGCAGGGATAGGCAAGACCACTACAGCGCATGCACTTGCCCGCGAGATGGGATGGGAGGCGATCGAATTAAATGCAAGCGACCAGCGCACTGCGGAGATAATCGAGAAAGTGGCTGGCTCGGCCTCACAGATGGGAACGCTGGATGGAAGCGGCGTGAAAAGGCTCGTGATAATGGATGAAGCCGATAACATCCACGGCACGGCAGACCGCGGAGGAGAGAAGGCTATAGTGGAACTGATAAAGAAAACAAGCCAGCCCATCATTCTTATCGCAAATGAGCTCTATGATATGTCAGCAGGTCTGCGTAACGCCTGCAAACCTGTCCAGTTCAATTCAGTAATTTCGCGTTCCATGATACCTGTATTGAAGAAAATCGCCGAAGCGGAAGGCGTTATGTGCGGTCTGGGTGTGCTCGAGGAGATCGCGGAGAATGCAAACGGAGATCTTCGAAGCGCTATAAATGACCTGCAGGCTATTGCGCAGGGCAGATCCAGTATCGAACCCGGGGACATTGCCACAGGAGAAAGGGATACCAGGGAGAACATATTCAAGGTATTGGCGAAGATCTTTAAAGGGAGTGATATAATCGTGGCACATAAATCCACGTTTAATCTGGATGAGAACCCGGAGGATCTGATACAGTGGGTGGATGAGAATCTTCCACTTGAATATACAAAGCCGGAAGACCTCGAAGAAGGGTATCGCTGTCTCTCCAGGGCATCCCTCTTTCTGGGCCGGGTGAGGAGAAGGCAGAACTACAACATGTGGAGGTATGCAGGCGTTATGATGACCTCGGGGATCGTGGTTGCGCGTTCAGCCCGCTATACCGGATTTGCAAAATTCCAACCCCCTTCCCTCTGGAGGAAGCTCGGTTCGACAAAGGGGATGAGAAATATACGCGATTCGACGGCCAAAAAGATAGGAACGCACTGCCATGTGTCAAAGGGTTTTACCCGTTCCCAGCTGTTGCCGTTTTTCAGAATGATGATGAACGACGAAAAATACGCCCCGAAGATCGCGGCTTTGCTAGGCCTTGAGACCGAGGAAATTGCATTCCTGCTGGAATCAAAAACAATCACCAAAAAGGTGCAGAAAATATATGAAGAGTCCCGGGCTCTGATCGAAAGAGAGACCGAGCATGAAATAGAAGTATTTGGTGGGTTTGGCTTAAGGGGGGAAATGGTAGAAGAAATTGAAGTTGAAGAAGAACCTGAAATCAAATCAAAAAAGGATGTCAAACCCCAGAGTTCCTTGTTTGACTTCTGA
- a CDS encoding MFS transporter encodes MMRINAIQLFINSAVMMSNLFIPVLAQDLGATDTEIGIIGAVYGASLFISTYIFSRVTDAYSPKTLLYAGFLSATVSFFLQIFATSPLTLGVIRALVGFSIGIYPAVLMLYVYNLKRSIAKFSSFMPLGWAAGNMLAGFIAIYWTLRGIFVVSSLFFALAFLITLTLPPGEIRTKKKADYFSSEILKKNWNVYFGFFLRQIGANNVWIIFPLYLASLGANELEVGLIYTLNPALQFFIMRRLDRINTSTLIHAGDLFSAAAFIALIPLTVYYQAVTGMILIALSYSFLYVGSIRMLIETNEEKGAATGLLNSSIAFATIIGSLIGGVILEYYNFRAVMAMGAIFAVLGFVIVRFNSSGRHQRNS; translated from the coding sequence ATGATGAGAATAAACGCTATCCAGCTTTTCATCAATTCAGCTGTGATGATGTCAAATCTTTTCATCCCCGTGCTTGCGCAAGATCTCGGCGCAACGGACACCGAGATAGGTATCATAGGCGCTGTCTATGGGGCATCGCTTTTTATTTCGACGTATATATTCAGCAGGGTTACTGATGCATATTCTCCGAAAACATTGCTGTACGCAGGTTTTCTGAGCGCAACTGTATCTTTTTTTCTTCAGATATTCGCAACATCCCCTTTAACTCTTGGAGTGATAAGAGCGCTTGTGGGGTTCAGCATCGGAATATATCCCGCAGTGCTGATGCTTTACGTTTACAATCTGAAGCGGAGCATAGCAAAGTTCAGTTCCTTCATGCCCCTGGGATGGGCAGCCGGGAACATGCTGGCAGGATTTATCGCAATTTACTGGACCCTAAGGGGGATTTTTGTTGTTTCATCATTATTTTTTGCGCTGGCGTTCTTGATCACATTGACCTTGCCGCCAGGGGAAATCCGTACAAAAAAGAAAGCGGATTATTTTTCCTCGGAAATTCTGAAAAAGAACTGGAATGTCTATTTTGGATTTTTCCTTCGCCAGATCGGGGCTAACAATGTCTGGATAATTTTCCCCCTGTATCTTGCAAGCCTCGGAGCAAATGAATTAGAGGTGGGATTAATTTACACATTGAACCCCGCCCTGCAATTTTTCATAATGAGGAGACTTGACAGGATAAACACTTCAACACTTATTCATGCAGGGGACCTGTTCTCCGCTGCCGCGTTTATAGCCCTGATACCGCTGACTGTATATTACCAGGCAGTGACGGGAATGATACTGATCGCACTCTCCTATTCTTTCCTGTATGTGGGCTCAATACGAATGCTGATTGAAACAAATGAAGAGAAGGGGGCGGCCACGGGGTTGCTCAATTCCTCTATCGCTTTTGCAACAATAATAGGCTCCCTTATTGGAGGTGTGATCCTTGAATATTACAATTTCAGGGCTGTAATGGCAATGGGCGCAATTTTTGCCGTCCTGGGTTTCGTCATCGTGCGTTTCAATAGTTCAGGCAGACATCAAAGAAATTCTTGA
- a CDS encoding GMP synthase subunit A — translation MVKIIVINNYGQFCHLIHRAVRDLDQEVELMKNTSTVEEILSKGPDGVILSGGPTLERAGNCASYVKELDLPILGICLGHQVMALSFGGAVRKGTAGGYASVEIEILDEDDILKRIGPRTNVWASHADEVSSLPPDFTRLARSRICETEAMKHKTKPLYGVQWHPEVSHTERGNDLFKNFFDVCLNY, via the coding sequence ATGGTAAAGATCATCGTCATCAATAACTACGGCCAGTTCTGCCACCTGATACACCGCGCCGTGCGGGATCTTGACCAGGAGGTGGAACTGATGAAGAACACATCGACTGTGGAAGAAATCCTTTCGAAAGGACCTGACGGTGTTATACTCAGCGGCGGACCCACGCTTGAGCGCGCAGGTAATTGCGCCAGTTACGTAAAGGAACTTGACCTTCCAATCCTTGGTATTTGCCTTGGCCATCAGGTGATGGCGCTATCTTTTGGCGGAGCGGTGAGAAAAGGCACTGCAGGAGGCTATGCATCCGTAGAGATAGAGATTCTCGATGAGGATGATATTCTAAAACGTATCGGCCCCAGGACGAATGTATGGGCATCGCACGCAGACGAGGTATCTTCTCTGCCGCCTGATTTCACCAGGCTTGCGCGTTCGCGTATCTGCGAGACTGAGGCCATGAAACACAAGACAAAGCCTCTGTATGGCGTGCAGTGGCATCCGGAAGTCTCGCATACGGAACGCGGGAACGACCTTTTCAAGAATTTCTTTGATGTCTGCCTGAACTATTGA
- a CDS encoding M48 family metallopeptidase encodes MVNQIRISDSTLSYEVVYRNIRYPRLEFKTGELVLVLPKNCENQSDIIEKHKKWIYKRNSEIAAALEEARKKRLELRRTDEEFKQSIHFFVEKISKELKITISNIYFRKMKSKWGSCSSKKNLTINTLLKYLPDDLMEYVIFHEMVHLIERKHNDHFWNMISNKFENYGEKEKELFEYWFLTQQLVNKS; translated from the coding sequence ATGGTAAACCAAATTAGAATCAGTGATTCGACTTTAAGCTACGAAGTAGTTTATCGGAACATAAGATACCCAAGGCTGGAATTTAAAACTGGCGAACTGGTTCTGGTCTTGCCGAAGAACTGTGAAAATCAAAGTGATATCATAGAAAAACATAAAAAATGGATATACAAACGAAATAGTGAGATAGCAGCGGCATTAGAGGAAGCACGGAAAAAAAGACTTGAACTGAGAAGAACAGATGAAGAATTCAAGCAGTCAATACACTTTTTTGTTGAAAAGATTTCAAAGGAATTAAAAATCACCATTAGCAACATTTATTTCAGGAAAATGAAATCAAAATGGGGAAGCTGCAGTTCTAAGAAAAATCTTACAATCAATACTCTTTTGAAGTACTTGCCAGATGATTTAATGGAATATGTGATTTTTCACGAAATGGTCCACTTGATTGAAAGAAAACATAACGATCATTTCTGGAATATGATATCGAACAAATTCGAAAATTATGGCGAAAAAGAAAAAGAACTCTTTGAATACTGGTTTTTGACTCAACAACTTGTAAATAAATCTTAA
- a CDS encoding HsdR family type I site-specific deoxyribonuclease, protein MSLWFGEKIQKMLHGQGEVIRPMPKFSEKSLVEDYIIEKLIEKGWRFVPANELERESFSEPLLLNNLVRAIKRLNSEKGIGDEELKHVLNELKLKGSGNEGLKQILNYLKFGVPIKFEKERIVKYVRLFDFEELDNNEFIVSRQVIYHGRDDIRTDIMLYVNGIPLVEFECKNPASFSENWFDAYRQIKDYEKIVPELYKYVQIGIASEQTAMYFPIVPWQDEIKVNQWKEEGKDSIDSAIEMLSKDILLDIIRNFMFFRVEMGNATKVIARYMQYRAARKIVERVSANLKGEDEKNKGLIWHWQGSGKTLTMIFAAHKLYHLKSLENPSIFFIVDRIELEEQLYTEFNSLDIVKPEIIGSIDELRKVLKHDEGKGKRGIMITLIHKFRVEELGELQKELEELSKQKETILTRKNVVAFIDEGHRSQYGTMAGQMKKILKNAFFFSLTGTPISKRGKDTYLEFSYPPEEKYLDRYFITDSIQDGFTVKLVYQPRLEKEVHLKKDMLETFLEVEFEELSDDIRDKVEEGVKKRLNAINMFLENPKRIELIAKDIAEHFKENVDGTFKAMVVAASRKACAYYKLYLDKWLPKEYSEVVMTYTKKDTEIVQHTSTESRARYGEKEIDEIRKEVIDKFKEEEYPKILIVTDMLLTGFDAPILQTMYLDKPLKEHRLLQAIARTNRPYKGIKEAGVILDYIGILKEFKRAFEIYSEEEIKGALSGMGSLREDFNMLLDGLLALFSHIPKESYDRLTMLRAIEVLTTDEENSKRFLEDYRELRKIFELLGPAEIKVERFSDYKWISSIYTFYMNTVLQSQLGHEMYVQKYFEKTLKYVHRTTELENLRKDLPVISFDENYLKDLEEKVKSKEEKAASIVFTLNRLVLVEKHKNPVYESLTDKVERILNLWKEKTKDFERIYTEGMEVFNKIEKLSQRQKELGFSDMEYALLLNLEKNFGEGSEFTRDVRELSERLRNHIFNNWAVQQTARKTVEREVRRFVRRYVKRYGLKLDELDSLYQNLMENIENYGKPN, encoded by the coding sequence ATGTCCCTGTGGTTCGGGGAAAAAATACAAAAAATGCTGCATGGGCAAGGAGAAGTCATAAGACCCATGCCAAAGTTCTCTGAAAAATCCCTTGTCGAGGATTACATCATTGAAAAACTCATTGAAAAAGGCTGGCGCTTCGTGCCCGCAAATGAGCTTGAGCGGGAAAGCTTCAGCGAACCTCTGCTGCTCAATAATCTTGTCAGGGCAATAAAGAGGCTGAATTCAGAAAAAGGAATCGGGGACGAGGAATTAAAACACGTCCTGAACGAACTCAAACTCAAAGGCTCCGGGAATGAGGGATTAAAGCAAATTCTCAACTATCTCAAGTTCGGCGTACCAATAAAATTTGAAAAAGAGCGGATTGTTAAGTATGTCAGGCTTTTTGATTTTGAGGAACTGGACAATAACGAGTTCATCGTGAGCAGGCAGGTTATCTATCATGGGAGGGATGATATACGAACCGACATAATGCTTTATGTCAATGGTATTCCTCTTGTGGAGTTCGAATGCAAGAATCCTGCAAGCTTCTCTGAAAACTGGTTCGATGCATACAGACAGATAAAGGACTATGAAAAAATAGTTCCGGAGCTTTACAAATATGTCCAGATAGGCATAGCTTCAGAGCAAACCGCCATGTATTTCCCTATTGTCCCATGGCAGGATGAGATCAAAGTCAATCAGTGGAAAGAAGAAGGGAAAGACTCCATCGATTCTGCTATTGAAATGCTCTCAAAGGACATATTGCTGGATATCATCCGCAATTTCATGTTCTTCAGGGTGGAGATGGGAAATGCCACGAAAGTCATCGCAAGGTACATGCAGTACAGGGCAGCCAGAAAAATAGTGGAGAGGGTATCAGCCAACCTGAAAGGAGAGGACGAAAAGAATAAAGGGCTGATATGGCACTGGCAGGGGTCGGGCAAGACGCTCACCATGATCTTTGCAGCCCATAAGCTCTATCATCTAAAGAGCCTTGAAAACCCCTCTATTTTCTTCATTGTGGACAGGATCGAGCTGGAAGAGCAACTCTACACGGAATTTAACTCGCTTGATATAGTAAAGCCTGAGATTATCGGTTCCATCGATGAATTGAGAAAGGTTCTCAAACATGATGAGGGAAAGGGCAAGCGGGGTATAATGATTACTCTGATACACAAGTTCAGGGTTGAAGAACTTGGCGAATTGCAGAAAGAACTGGAAGAACTCTCAAAGCAAAAAGAAACAATTCTGACCAGAAAGAATGTGGTTGCGTTCATCGATGAAGGGCACAGGAGCCAGTATGGAACCATGGCTGGCCAGATGAAAAAAATCCTGAAAAATGCCTTCTTCTTTTCCCTGACAGGAACCCCAATCTCAAAGAGAGGAAAGGATACCTATCTGGAATTCAGCTATCCCCCTGAAGAAAAATATCTTGACAGGTATTTCATTACAGACTCTATTCAGGATGGTTTCACGGTAAAACTTGTCTACCAGCCGAGGCTGGAAAAGGAAGTTCACCTGAAAAAAGATATGCTTGAGACCTTCCTTGAGGTGGAATTTGAGGAACTTTCTGATGATATAAGGGACAAGGTGGAAGAGGGAGTAAAGAAGCGGCTCAATGCAATAAACATGTTCCTCGAAAATCCCAAAAGGATTGAACTCATTGCTAAGGATATCGCAGAGCACTTTAAAGAAAATGTTGATGGAACATTCAAAGCCATGGTTGTTGCAGCTAGCCGGAAAGCTTGCGCCTACTATAAATTATATCTGGATAAGTGGCTGCCGAAAGAATACTCAGAAGTCGTCATGACCTACACTAAAAAAGACACCGAAATCGTCCAGCACACCAGCACAGAATCAAGAGCCAGATACGGCGAGAAAGAGATTGACGAGATACGAAAGGAAGTAATAGATAAATTCAAAGAAGAAGAGTATCCAAAGATTCTGATAGTCACAGATATGTTATTGACAGGTTTTGATGCGCCCATTCTTCAGACCATGTACCTTGACAAACCGTTAAAGGAACATCGTCTACTCCAGGCAATAGCAAGGACAAACAGGCCTTACAAAGGAATAAAAGAAGCCGGGGTAATATTAGACTATATAGGGATATTAAAAGAATTCAAGCGAGCTTTTGAGATATACAGCGAAGAGGAAATAAAAGGTGCACTCTCCGGGATGGGAAGTCTGAGGGAGGACTTCAATATGCTGCTTGATGGCTTACTTGCGCTATTTTCTCACATTCCTAAAGAAAGCTATGACAGGCTTACCATGCTCAGAGCCATTGAAGTTCTCACAACAGATGAAGAGAATAGCAAGAGATTCCTGGAAGATTACAGAGAACTCAGGAAGATTTTTGAGCTTTTAGGACCTGCTGAAATCAAAGTTGAACGATTCTCTGACTATAAATGGATCTCTAGTATTTACACATTTTATATGAATACTGTTTTGCAGAGTCAGCTTGGGCATGAAATGTATGTCCAGAAATATTTTGAAAAGACCTTAAAGTACGTTCACAGGACAACTGAACTTGAAAATTTGCGAAAGGATCTGCCTGTAATAAGTTTTGATGAAAATTATCTTAAGGATCTGGAAGAAAAAGTAAAAAGCAAAGAAGAAAAAGCCGCAAGCATCGTATTTACATTGAACAGGCTTGTTTTAGTTGAAAAGCATAAAAATCCGGTTTATGAATCCCTGACCGATAAAGTGGAAAGGATTTTAAATCTCTGGAAAGAAAAAACCAAGGATTTTGAAAGAATTTACACTGAAGGGATGGAAGTATTTAACAAGATTGAGAAACTCTCCCAAAGACAAAAGGAATTAGGTTTCTCAGACATGGAATATGCTTTGCTTCTGAATTTAGAGAAGAATTTCGGAGAGGGTAGCGAATTTACAAGAGATGTAAGAGAGCTATCAGAAAGATTACGAAATCATATCTTTAACAACTGGGCAGTACAGCAAACAGCAAGAAAAACTGTTGAAAGAGAAGTCCGCCGTTTTGTACGCAGATATGTTAAAAGATATGGATTGAAGCTTGACGAGCTTGATAGTCTATATCAAAATCTAATGGAAAATATAGAGAACTATGGTAAACCAAATTAG